The Spiroplasma corruscae DNA window CTATGCGGATAATATTTATAAAAACCTTTTTTTAAAGATTTTACATTATTTATATAAATATAAATATATATAGGGTATAAACCACCACCAGAACCATAATTCCAATTATTTTTTTACTAAATGATCATAAAAGTAAGTTTGATAATACATTATTACTCTTAGTGCAACCCTTAGCAAAATCTCTTGATGACTTTCTTAATTCCAATACAATTCCCAAATTCATTTTTAACTTGGTTGGCATTGGTAGTTTTATTACATTATCCAAATTTTCTTCTAAATATTTAATTTTATACTATTCATTGCAAATTCTTTCAAATAGTTTTTAACACTATTCACAAAATTAGTTTCTTCATTATTTGATCTTGCATTTAACAAAAAATAATTAATTAATTGCCCTGAATCATTTCCATAAAAATAGTCTTGCTCGTATCATAAACACTTTTAACAAGGGCTGTTTGAATGATTAGATATAAATAAATACTTTTGATTAAAAAAAATGCTTTTTTGATTTCTTCTTTATCCTTAAATTACTCCCTTCTTGTTTTGATAACAGTAGTTATCAAAATTATTATACACCTAAAGGTTTATAAAGTACCTTTAGAAGTTAAAAACCTCTTTCCTTATAATTTTATAATCTTATTTAGATTAATTTTAAATTATGTCCGGAAAAAGGTTGTACTACACATCAATAATAATTAAATTCTATCTTTTTTCTATTAAATCAATTATTTACAAAGTCACCTAAAAAAATATCAACAGTTAGTTTTAGTTATTAACCATTAAATACAATTTTTATTAACTAATTATTATTACAAAATCATATCTAATTAAACAATGATAAAACTTTATTTTGCAATACTATGACTTACTTTTTTTATTTTGGTTTAATTTAAAAGTTTATTAATTAATAAATTATTTAAATCTTTAAAACTCACTTTACTTTAAATACATTATAGGTTCAATAACTTGACTCTCGTTTTCTCAAATAAATATTTTTTCTTATAAATTAATTAACTTAATTCAATTACATTAACCTATATTTTAATTACAATAAATTGGTAGTTATAATATTTCACTTTCTCATTCTTTTACCTTAATAATTTGAATACTTAACAAAAATTTTATTAATACTTTCTTCTTAAATCGTTTAAAGTACCGAATAAATTATCTTATGGGTTTTATTCTATTCAAACTTTAGCAGATTTTTATATTCAATAACTTTTTTGATAAACTCTTGAAAGAATGTGTGTACTTATAAATAAAACATATTTTTTTAATTTGTGTAGTATGATTTTATTATATTAATTTATTTAGTTAGTTTCCAAGTTTATTACTCTTTTTTTTATAACATTATTTTCAATAAATTTATGCATGCAAATATAATTTTTAAATAGGAATATAGTACAAATGGTCTCTAATTAATTATAATTATATATTTTTAATGATTCTTATATTAGGGTGTATCTACTTTTAATCTAATTTATCTGCTGTATTTTTAGATTTCAATTGATAAACTTATTATAGTAACCAGTTTTATTTTCTTACTTATAATTATGTTAATTGCAAATAAGTTACATAAAAGCAAACTGTTGATTCGATATTTTAACACTTTCTCTCCATGGTTAATTGCTCTTATTATTTAAATAAAGTGCTTTATATAAAGTGGGTTTAATTGTTCGATATCTTCAATAAGTTTAAACTTATCTTTTAATTTTATATAATTATTTAAATAATCAATATTTTCATAGTCTTTGACTATTTTAAAGTCCTTTAAATCTTTGGCAAAGTCATTAAGATCTTCAGTATTAACAATTTGATCAATAATTATATTATTCGCATTTTCGTAAACTCCAATATAGATTTTGCCACCTTTAGCATCAATAACGCTAATACACTTATTTAAACCGGCTTGATATGCTAATGATGATAATATAAAAACATTAACCTTGTTGTTGATTGTTTTTATAGTTTTAGAAAAAGTAACCCCCAACCTAACACCAGTGTAACTTCCAGGTCCATTAATAATATAAAAAGAATTAATTTCATCTAACTTATATTTATTTTTGTTTAATAATAATGATACTTCTTCAACTAAAATATCACTAATTCTTAATTGATTATCTAAAAATAATGAATCAATTATCATATTATCTTTCTCTAGGATAAGAATAAGTTTAGTATTTGTTGTATCAATAAATAAATTCATTTTACTTTCCTTCTATAATTTTAAACTTTCTAGTTTCTTCATCGATGTATTCAATTTTTATTTTAATTAAATTAAAATAATCTGAATAATTAATTTTGAAGTTTTCAGGTCATTCTATTACATTAAAAGAATCAAGCATTTCTTCTAAAAACATATCATAATCACTAGTATTACTTAAACGATATGCATCAATGTGGTTAATTTTAACTTCATTAACTTGATATTGATTCATTAAAGTAAATGTTGGTGAAGTAACTAATTCTTTTACTCCTAAAGATTCTAACAATTTTTTTGTGAAAGTTGTTTTACCAGCACCCAAACCTCCATACAATAATATTGTTGTGTTTATTTTAAAGTACTTACTAATTTCTTCAACAACTTGATTTAATTCATCTTTTGTAACTATTACTTCTTTAAATTTGTCATTAGTATTATCAATCATATATATATGATATAATGAAATTGCTTATTTTGAGAGGTATTATGATAAAAGACTTATTAATTGTAGGGTGTGGTCCTGGAGGACTTTATGCATGAAAAATAGCACAAAAGTATGAACTTTCAGGCGATATAGTAGAGGCTAAGGATTCTTATGGTGGTCAAGTATCAAATTTATACCCATCAAAAGAAATACATAATTTACCAGCTATATTATCTATAACTGGTAAAGAAGCAATGGATGCAATGTTTGAATCTATTGATAAAACAAAAAATAATATTAAGTCGCACTTTAAGACAAATGTTAAAAATATTAAAATAGTTAACAATAAGGAATTAGGAATAGATTTATTTGAAGTTACATTATCAAATGACAAAACTTTTTTTTATAAAACCATACTTTTCACAGAAGGTTTAGGCTCATACTTACCAATAAAGTTATTTGAAAAGGACTATAAAAATGTTTTTTACAAAATTGACGATATAAATTATTATAAAGATAAAAATGTTTTGGTTTTTGGTGGTGGTGATTCTGCTATTGATGCAGCAAATCAACTAATAGGTACAGCAAAAAGTATTAAGATTATTCACAGAAGAAATGAATTTAGAGGTTTAAAAGCAAATCTAAGAGATTCAATAAATAAAGGGGTTGAAATTATAACTCCGTATACTTATGAAAATATAATTGAAGAAGATGATAATTCGATTAAAAAAATCATATTAAAAAATGTAGAAGATGATCGAAAATTGGAAGTAGAATTAGATTTTGCAATAATATTCTATGGTTCAAGTAATCAAAGTTTTGACTTTAAAAACATAAAAATTAATAAAGATGATAAAAATAAAATTATTGTTGATAGTAAAATGCAATCTTCTATAAAAAACATATTTGCAGCTGGAGATTGTTGTGTGCATGAAAGTAAAATTAAAAACCTGGTGGCCACAGTCTATGAAGCTTTAACAGCTATTATAAATATTGATAAAGTAATTAATGCGAAAGATGAAGTGCATAGAGGATGATAAAAATAATCTATAATACTAATTTTAAATAGTATTATAGATTATTTTTTATTTATTAAAATCAAAAACTACTCTTGTATGTAATTTATTTTCATCCATTAATTTAAAGTATTTTTCAAATTCATTTATAGAAACAACTTCAAAATCCGGTACTACCTTTTTTTGGTATAGCGCATCTAAAGCTTCTATTAAATCTTCTCTTGTACCAACTAAAGATCCATAAACCATCTTTTGGCCTAATGTAATATCGATAATATTTGTATTTATACTTCCATTTGGTAACCCTATTGAACAAAGTTTACCCAACTTACCTAGATTTCTATAAGCTAAATCAAATTGGTCAAGTGTAGAACTTGTAACCATCGCTAAATCTAAGCCTTTACCATTTGTAAACTCTTTAATAACTTTATCTACATCTTCTTTTTTTCAATTAATGATCAAATCTGCGCCTTTAGATTTTGCAATATCAAGACTCTTCTCATTAGAACCCACTGCTATTACCTTTAATCCAAAAACATTTTTTGCATACTCAATAGCAATATTACCGAGTCCACCAATACCAAATATAGCAACATAATCACCTTTAATTGGTTTAGCTAACTTTAACCCTTTATAAACAGTAACTCCTGCACAAGTAATTATACAAGCAGATGCTAAATCAGTATCTTTTGGTACTTTTATACTAAATTCTGCTTTCTCCACTGTATAATCTTGCATTGTTCCGTATCCTCTAGAACTTGTAAATACTACTTCATCACAAAATACTTCTTCGCCACGTAAACAATATTTACATTCTTGACAAGCTCCTCTGAGACCTGCTGGACCTACTACGAAATCTCCTACGTTTAAATTTTTAACACTTGTACCAACTCTAACAACTTCTGCTATTGATTCGTGACCAACGCTAGTTTCTCTTACTTCTCCTCATTCACCATTGACAGCACTTAAATCACTATGACACAAACTACAATATAGCGTTTTTACTAAAACCTCATCTTCACTAATATTGGTTGGTACCTCTACATTTTTTAGTTCCACTAATTTATTTTTATCTTTGCTTCCAAATATTGCTCTCATAATACTACTCCTTCTTATGATAATAGTAATACATTAAACTAGGGTTAATGCAACAATATCTATAAAAAAATACTAATTTAATGAACAACTAAAATAAAATTGACAGTAAAAAAGTACTTCTATTGTTAAAATTTTATTGAAAGGTGTTCTTTTTATATGGCAAAATAATGATTGAAACATGAAAAAATTAACATAGTTAATGAGGTAAAATAAGCTGGAATAATTAATACTGCAGTGAAATTTAATTTAAGCACCAGTACTATTAAGAGATGAAAACATGAAATAGGAACTAAAGGCGAAGGTGCTTTAGAATGAGGTAATGGAGTTCAAGCTAAAATAATATTAAGAAATTTAAATCTCACGATTGGTTATTTAAAGATCCTGATGATATGAGTTTAGAAGAATTGATAGAAGCATTAAAATTAGAGCGCGCTTTAAAAAAAGCATTTGGCGAGGACTGTTAAGGAAAAGTACTTCGCCATTTTTAATACAAAAAAGTCTTTTTCATTAAAATAGTTTGTAAATACTTAGGAGTATGAAGATATGGTTATTTAAAATGATTAAAAACATGTAAACCTAAATACAAAAACTATGATACAAAATTGCTAACAAGATTATTTATATATATAATCTTTTTAAAAAACGTTATGGCTGCAATATAATTACACTCATGTTAAATAAGTATTTTAAAATAAACTTAAAACCTTGGGTTGTATACAGATATATGAAAATATTAGGCATTTAGGCGATTAAAAGAAAAGAGTGCCCGATTATGATAAATCAGGTCCATTAAGATTTGAAAATATTCTAAACAGAAATTTTAAAGCAAAAAACTTAAAGGAAAAATAAGTTACAAATTTTACTTAAATTAAAAAAGTTCAGAGATGGTTTATTTATCAGTCATTAAAGACTTATACAATTCAGAATTAGTAGATTGAAAACTTTCTAAAATACCTGATAATGAACTTTGTCATACAAACTTAAAATCTGCAATCACAAAGAAAGGTAAACCAAAACTTATTCATTCTGATCAAGGTTCGCCATACACAAACGAAACTTGAAAATATTTATGTGATTCTAATAATATAAAGATTTCTATGTTGAGAAGAGGCAATTCTCCTTATAACGGCACATGTGAATCGTTTTTTGGAACTTTAAAAAACGAGTGTATTTATACTTATAAAGTAAATGAGCTAAAATATTCTAATATATATAATATAATTTCTGATTATATTGAGTTTTATAATTACGTAAGACCTCATTAAAGTATAAAAAAACTCCATACGAAATTCATATGGAGAGAGTATCTTTTAAATGTCAATTTTAATTGACAAATTAATTAAAGTGCTTTTTTTTATTTTTCAATTAATGATTTTTGTGTCATTTCTGATGGTTTATCAACACCAAGTATTTCACAAATCGTTGGTGATACATCTGCTATTGCGGCATCATTTTTTCTTAATTTTAAATTTTTGTCTGTTATTATAATTGGAACTGGTTGACTTGTATGTTTTTTGTTTGGACCACCTTCTTTATCAATCATAACTTCTGCATTTCCGTGATCAGCAGTTATTATCATTGTGTAGTTATTTTCTTTTGCTGCTTCGTAAACTCTTTTTAATTGCTCATCAAGTGTTTTTACACCTTTAATAGTCGCCAGTAGATCCCCTGTGTGACCAACCATGTCACAGTTAGCATAGTTTAAAACAATTAGATCAAATTTATTTTCTGCAATTCTTTTGACTAATCTGTCTGTAATTTCAACAGCTGACATTTCAGGTTTTAAATCATATGTAGCAACTTTTGGTGATGCAATTAAATCAATACTTGCATTTTGCAAAGTAATTTCTTCAGGTTTTGCAAGACCATTTTTAAAGTAATCTTTTCCACCATCAAAGAAGAAAGTTACGTGAGCAATTTTTTCAGTTTCTGCGATTCTTAATTGCTTATAACCTTTGTTACTTAATCATTCACCTAGCCCATTAACTACTTCAATTGGTTTAAAAGCCACGTGTTTTGAAGAAACGCTTTCTGCATATTCCATCATAGATAAGAAATAAATTTTATCTCCAAGGAATGTTAATCCATTAAATGCAGGATCACTTCAAGAAGCATAATTTTTATTAGTAAATGTACTTGCCATCTGAATCGCTCTATCAGGTCTAAAGTTTGTGAATATTACAGAGTCATTTTCTTTAACATAACCATTAGGACAAGAAGAGTTATATGCAGGTAATATACCTTCATCATCTTTTCCGTTTTCATATTGTTCATTAATGTACTTATAAGGATCTTCAAATGATGAAGAATATTTTCTATCAACTAATGATTTATAAGCATCAGCTGTTCTTTCCATTCTTTTGTCCCTGTCCATTGAAAAATATCTACCTGATATTGAACCTATTTGTCCTACTCCGTATTTTTTTATCAATTTATAAAGTTCATCAAGATACTCTAATGCTACTTTGGGTTTTGTATCCCTACCATCTGTAAATAAATGTAAATATATTTCTTTTAATCCAGACTTAGCGGCAGCCTCGAATGCTGCAAACATATGTTTCATATGAGAGTGAACTCCACCGTCTGAAAATAACCCCATTATATGTAAAGCACTATTATTGTTTTTTACATTATCAATAGCACCTATTATTTCCTTATTTGATTCAAATAAATCATCTTTAATTGCTTTATTTATTAATGATAATGATTCATATTTAATTCTTCCTGCACCAAGATGGATATGCCCCACTTCTGAGTTTCCCATTTGGCCTTCTGGTAATCCTACTCACTCCCCACTTGCATGCGCCTCAATTCAAGGATAATCTTTTTTAAGTTGTTCTACAAAGTTCATATTAGCTTTCAATACTGCATTGCCTTCATCATTTCCCGCAATACCCCAACCATCTAATATTGCTAATATAACCGGATTTTTAGTTATCATATTTATTTCTCCTATTTTTAGTTTAATACATATTTTTTAAGTTCTATACCAACAAAACCTTCTAAATTAGAGTAATGTGAAACAACTTTAGCATTATTTTTTGCATTATCACAAGCATTTGTTGGAGATATGCTTAATCCTGCATAACCTAACATTGCAACATCATTTTCTCCATCACCCATTGCTATAATTTCTTCTGGTTTTATTTTTAAGTGATTAGCAATATATTCTAACGCTAATCTTTTATTTACACCTTTTCGAGTAATTTCTCCAGCAAGTGATTGCTCAGATCAAGCTATTTCAAGACCTATCTCTTCTACTTGTTTTTTAAATTTAGAATTTGCATTGAATACGAGTATTTTATAACAATCATACATTTGACATTCATCATTATAAATTAATGCTGGCTTTTCAAAAAGAACTGATTCTAGTTTTATATCTTCAAATTCTTCCGCTGATTTTGTTACATAGCATAAATCATCTTCTATTGTATATGCACATAATACGCAATCCTTATTTTCAGACAATTTTAATAATTCAAATACTGCTTTTGCTTTTATTTTATCCAATGGGAATGAAATTAACTCTTCTTTTTTTATTAAATCATAAATTAACGCTCCATTAAAACCAATTCCTAATGAATGATATTTATTAAATCCAAAAATATCTAATCTATTAAATTTTGCTTTAATGGGTCTCCCTGTTGCAAAAACAACATTTATTTTATTTTCTATCACATCTTTTATTGGTTGAATATTTGAATCAACAAATGCACCTAGAAATTCACATGTTGTACCATCTAAATCTAGAACTACAAGTTTAAATTTGTTCATTTTATTTTCCTCTTATTTTAATAAACCTAAGTATGAGTCAACTTGTAATGAAGCACCTCCAACTAATGCTCCATCAATATCTGGTTGGCTTAGTATTTCTTTTATATTTTCAGGTTTAACACTTCCACCATATTGGATCAATATTACATCACTTACACTTTCATCATAAAGATCTTTTATCATCATTCTTATTTCTTTACAAATATCTTGTGCAATTTCAGGAGTTGCAACTTTCCCTGTTCCTATTGCTCAAATTGGTTCGTATGCAATAACAACCTTTTTAGCATCTTCTTTAGATACGTTTTTGAATGCTTCTGTTATTTGTTTTTTTACTCATTCCTTTGTTTTACCACTTTCATAAGTTTCTAATGACTCACCACAACACAAAATTGGTGTTAAGTTTTCTTTTAATAATGCAAGATTTTTTTTATTAATCATTTCATCATTCTCACAAAAAATATCTCTTCTTTCAGAGTGTCCAATCACAACGTGGTCTACACCAATATTTTTAAGCATTTTAATTGATATTTCTCCTGTAAATGCACCCTCTGCTTCAAAAAAACAATTTTGTGCACTAATGATTAATTTTTTTGCTACTTTTTTAACGTCACTTAACATCACAGATGGAACGGCAATTCCTGCAGTTAAATTATCGCCAATATTTAGTTTTGATTCTACTTCTTTTACAAACTCTACAGCTTCACTGTTTGTTTTAAACATTTTTCAATTTCCGATAATAATATTTTTTCTCATGTGTTTGCTCCTATTTGCTATACCTAATCATTTTAACATTATTAATATAAAACCTAAATAATTATTATACGTATTAGTAATAAAAAAACCTGTAAGTATATACAGGTTATTGTTATTATAATAAACTAGCTGCATCTTCATCCACAATGACGGTTACATCATTATGATTGTTTAAAATAGTGCATGGTCAGTCTAATGATGGTTTTAAATTAAACAAATTTTTTATTGCTTCTGCTTTTTGTTTACCAAATGCTAATAAAACAATTTTTCTCGCATTCATAATTGATTTAAGACCCATTGAAATTGCTTTTTTTGGTACATCATTTTTATTGTCAAAAAATCTAGCGTTTGCTTCAATAGTTTCGCTTGTTAAATCAACAATAGAGGTTACCGAATCAAAACTAGTCCCTGGCTCATTAAAACCAATGTGACCATTTGTTCCAATTCCTAGTACTTGTAAATCAATTCCGCCTTTTGAACTAATTAAATCATCATATTTTGATGCTTCTTCGTTTGTTTTAGTGTGTCCATCAGGAACAAAAGTGTTATCTTTATTAATATTTATATGATTAAAAAGTTCTTCATTCATAAAATATCTATATGATTTTTTATGCTCAGGACCTAAACCAATGTATTCATCAAGGTTAAAAGTTGTAACATTACTTCAATCTATGCTTTCGTCGTTTGATTTTTTTATTAAATATTTATATGTACTAATAGGGGTGCTACCTGTTGCTAATCCTAAAACAGGTTTTGAAGTTGATTTAATTAAATCTAATAAAATATCACCAGCAACTATTCCGCCTTCTTCTTCTGACTTTACAATAATTTTATTCATCTTTTTTTCTCCTTCGTTAATTAAACTTCTTATTCATTATATTATTAAAATCAAAATAATCATAGAGATTATTAATTTTAGTTATATCCAAGTTTAAAGAAGGTATTAATCTTTGCAATATCACATATGTTAAAACTTTATTCTTTCCCCTTATTAAATAATCTTCCTTTTCTGTTTTTAGAATAGTACCGTAATATTCTATATTTACAGTCTTTATTGTTTCATAATTTATTATGTGTTTTACATCTTGATTTTCATCAGTAACATATATTCTATAATTTGAGAAGTAAAAATCAAAGTCCCCAATAAATGAAAAATTAGTTTTATCATAATCTGTTTTAAATATTTTGTGTAAAGTAACATTAGATTGTAATAATGATATTTTTTCTCTACGTTCAAGATTAAACTTTACTGGAAACTCTTTCATAGGTCTTCAAGAAGTAAAAACTAATTCTTCTATATCAATTATAAACTTTTCTTCATTAGCATTTATTTCTAGGTCAAGTTTTCTAATATTTTTCTTAAGTGAGTTTATGAACTTTTCTGTAATAGAGAAGTTTTTATTAATTCATCTCCACAATACTCAGTGTTTAAAATAAACAAACTCTTTTTTTTCCTTAATTCTTTTTTCGATCATTAAAATATAAAACTTTGGTTTTCTATTCAGATTATATTCATCAAAATATTTAAGTCATTTTGATCTTTTTAAATAGAAGTTTAATTCTAATGTTGTTCTAAAAAACATAATTCTCCTTAATGTTAGTTATATTATAGATTATTTGAGTCCTACTACTAAATCATTTACTAAATCAATTCGCTTTGAGTTTGGTTCTTTATTTAAACCTGGCATACTCATAACTTTGTTGGTGTACACTACTATAAATCTAGCGCCAGTATTAACTTCTAGGTCTTTTACTTCCATTGTATAGAAATCAGATTTTAAATCATTTCCATCAATTGTGGAGAATGACTTAACCATACATATAGGATAATCTTTATACTTTGAGTTTTTCAAATTATTTATTTTTGCACTTGCAGTTTCTGATATCTTGAAGTTTTCTAAATAGTAAAAGTTTTTTATTACTTTTTCAATCTTTAAATCAATAGGATCATTATTATTTATAAGTTTCTTAAATGTAAATTCCATATTAGCAACTTCATTAACTTTTTCTGCTAACTTCTTAGCTCCTGACGCACCTTTCTCATAAGCTTCATTTACTTCATAAAAATAATTTTTTCTTGATAATCAATCTTTTAATTCTTTAAGTTGATTATCATTATCACCATCTATAACATTAATTGCAACTACTAAGTTTAGGTTATACGATGTAATATGTTTTAAATGTTGTTCTAGATGTTTAAAATCATTTTCAAAATCTTTATGTAGATTAAGCGCTCTTAGTGTTATAACCAAAACTACGCAACTTGGAATTAGGTCATTATAATAATTTATAACATTCATAAACTTTTCGAATCCTAAATCACTCCCAAAACCTGATTCAACAACACAATAATCACCGAGAGTTAGTCCTAGATTTGTAGATATTATAGAGTTAGTTCCTGTTGCAATATTGGCGAATGGTCCACAATGTATAAATGAAGGAGTTCCATATTTTGTTAAAACTAGATTAGGTTTCATTGCTTCTTTAAGAATCACCATTAATGTGCCAACAATTGCTAAATCTTTTACAAATACTTCTTTACCATCAAAAGTATATCCCACTAAAGCTTCATTTAATCTATTTCTTAAATCTTTTTCATTAGTTGACAAACTAAGAATTGTCATTATATTACTTGCAGCGGTGATTGTAAATTGTTCTTTCCTCTTAATCGTTTTATTTATTGATATTTCAATTTCTCGTAAAGCTCTATCATTTAAATCTAGACATCTTTTTCAAACCACTTTACTTGGATCGATATTTAATTTTGATTTTCAATATATTTCAGAGTCAATTGTTGCTGATATTAAATTATTCGCAGTTGTTATAGCATGAATATCTCCGGTAAAATGTAAATTAATATCTTCAACAGGTAATACTTCACTTTCTCCTCCACCAGTAGCAGTACCTTTTCTACCAAAGACAGGGCCCATTGAAGGTTCTCGTAAAGCCAAAATAGTTTTTTTGCCTATCAAATTTAATCCATCAGATAAGCCTATTGCCGTTGTTGTTTTGCCTTCGCCAGCTGGTGTAGGATTAATTGATGTCATAAGTATCAATTTTCCTTTTTTATTAACTTTAATATTACTTGCATTGACTTTTGCAATATTCTTCCCATACAAGTTATAATCAGATTCTTTTAAATTAAAACTTTGTAAAACTTCCATTATTTTTTCCATTATAATCACCTTTGTAATCTATAGAAAGGAATTAATTTATGAGTGCTAAGATAATAGACGGAAAGTTGCTATCTCAAAAATTAAATTCACATCTTAAAATTAGTATAGCCCAAAATAAAGGTGTTAGGGCACCAAAATTAACTATTTTACAAATAGGTAACAATCCTGCTAGTAATAAATATATAAAAAACAAACTAAACTCTTGTAAAAGTGTTGGGATTGATGCAGAGGTCTTAAAATTTGATAATAATATAAAAGTAAATGAGTTAGAAAAAACTATTTTAAGTCTTAATAAAGATAAAAATGTTGATGGCATTCTTGTGCAATTACCTCTCCCAAGTCACATTGATGAAAAATTTATTAATAATTTGATTGATGTTACAAAAGATGCTGACGGATTTAATCCACAAACACTTGGTAATGTCCTACTAGATAACACACAAATTTATCCAGCAACGCCTAATGGAATTGTAAAACTATTAGAATCAGAAAACATTAATTTAGTCGGATCTA harbors:
- a CDS encoding formate--tetrahydrofolate ligase; translated protein: MEKIMEVLQSFNLKESDYNLYGKNIAKVNASNIKVNKKGKLILMTSINPTPAGEGKTTTAIGLSDGLNLIGKKTILALREPSMGPVFGRKGTATGGGESEVLPVEDINLHFTGDIHAITTANNLISATIDSEIYWKSKLNIDPSKVVWKRCLDLNDRALREIEISINKTIKRKEQFTITAASNIMTILSLSTNEKDLRNRLNEALVGYTFDGKEVFVKDLAIVGTLMVILKEAMKPNLVLTKYGTPSFIHCGPFANIATGTNSIISTNLGLTLGDYCVVESGFGSDLGFEKFMNVINYYNDLIPSCVVLVITLRALNLHKDFENDFKHLEQHLKHITSYNLNLVVAINVIDGDNDNQLKELKDWLSRKNYFYEVNEAYEKGASGAKKLAEKVNEVANMEFTFKKLINNNDPIDLKIEKVIKNFYYLENFKISETASAKINNLKNSKYKDYPICMVKSFSTIDGNDLKSDFYTMEVKDLEVNTGARFIVVYTNKVMSMPGLNKEPNSKRIDLVNDLVVGLK
- a CDS encoding bifunctional 5,10-methylenetetrahydrofolate dehydrogenase/5,10-methenyltetrahydrofolate cyclohydrolase codes for the protein MSAKIIDGKLLSQKLNSHLKISIAQNKGVRAPKLTILQIGNNPASNKYIKNKLNSCKSVGIDAEVLKFDNNIKVNELEKTILSLNKDKNVDGILVQLPLPSHIDEKFINNLIDVTKDADGFNPQTLGNVLLDNTQIYPATPNGIVKLLESENINLVGSNVTIVGRSNIVGKPLATMLINREATVTICNKKTKNLAKVCKRADILISAAGSSKLITRKFVHKNMTVIDVGANFVNGIYCGDVDFEKVSKIVKYITPVPGGVGPMTIACLIENVYKLYKNYYHKNNSK